One Hydractinia symbiolongicarpus strain clone_291-10 chromosome 7, HSymV2.1, whole genome shotgun sequence genomic window, tgaaattttaaattaatgtcAAAGTTTGTGCTGGTATCACAAAGCTTTACTTCTAGTTTTTGTAAACAAGTTTGGAATGTTAAAATATGTCTTTTATCTGTTCTCAGGTATTGTCCACTAGTCGTGTTACTTTTTACTTGTATAATTTTTAGGAGGAACAAGAGTGTGATTTTGAAAATGTGATTATAAAGTTGAAGTAACTTCTCATTTCTCTGTGAGATTTTGTATATTTTCATTTGCACTCTTCTGagaattgtttataaaaaataaaaaattaaagaccAAATTCTTGTTATTGCTGTGTTTTACCCTTTTCTTGCATAAACGAAGCAGCCTGATGTTAATGTACTTAACacttaaatattcttttttacagGAACTTTAATGTAAAAGTTTGCAGGCCACCGGACCTTATCAAGTCCGATATAAGTAATGTTTTGAACTGGAATAACTTTGATTCATTCCTTGTCAAAGTATGAACTTTTAGTTATGtagagaaaaaaattactttaaggataaaaataaaaaaatacaagaaatcTTGTTAATTGTCAGTcttaaacgaaaaaaaaaggaaaatatttgtCTTGAAAATGTTTTAGTTGCATTGAACTGACTCTGAGGTAAGTATGCTCTATAGATGAGCTTTTGAAGAAAAATTAAGTTTCCTGTTTTTTTCATTGCAAGCATAGCATGACAAAGTTGCATTATTTTGAACCATCTTTagaattacaaaataaaaaagctacTTCCTGATTTACCTTAGTTTCATATGTTTTAGTATTTATAACTGTAGATCTAAAATTTCTATGGGGAAAGGTGGTAAAGGAAAAGAGAGAAGGTATGCCAGTGGTAACAAGAAATCGAATCACAAAAATAAGTATGAAGAAGATTGCTTTGAAAATGGATCTATGCCAACAGAATCTGATTTACATGAAGGTATGAACATATGACGTTCCTGTGTTTCACATCTTGctaaatgtaaaaagaaaaaatgtaaaaagcatACACTATTTACTTTAGCAAGGAACTTTTGAGGTAAACTACTTTATATATCGAAAATACAATATCTGTTTTATCTATTTATACCAAGAAATATTACTAGAGGTCAAAAGTACAGACCGAGCTTTTGAGTTCGATATGCTGACTGagagtttatattgtatttattaactgatagctattttgttTGGATTTCTAGAAACCAggattatctatattataatactcgtatacgtctgtgcgtctgtcacgcaaaatggcacCAAAAGTAGGAAGACGCACGCTACGCGGGTTAAAAagaacgggcaaacccgtggatttcccACGGGCCTTCGACTAGTTTTCTTAAGTTTCTTttgtgacaaggttgtaaaaaccaggctttggaaaaagaaaacgttcgatttgatttttattgtttcaatttttcaaaacaaaaaattcgaATAATTATGTACAGATTAAAAGTGTTTTGAACCAAAGTTTATTCTTCATTAGAAGAAGAGTCTATGTCACAAATTTGACGCCGTTTTGCTTGTTGCTTTTAAATGTGCTGATAAATGTTGATATAAAAACTCAGtggatttaaaattatcaacatttgttgtttttctggCGGAGTGATGCAAGGTTTCGGATTTATTCTAACTTGTTTCTTAAGTTTTTAGCTAGCTTTGTAGCTAACGATTCTGGTACAAAGGTTTGTGACTAAGGAAAGCTACAAGTTTTGTTTGAACAGTATTTTTTATATGCGATTGTTGTTTTGAACCAAGTTTTTTCTCATAGAAGACAAAAGTGGCATTCCGATAACATTGGCCATGTGGGTGGGtagtgtttttgttttaaacttaTCTTTCACTATTTTTCATGTTATTGagatatttttaataataatagtttcattgtttgtGATTTTTATTACAGACCGTTTTTAATATCTACCAAACATAATAAAAAGTTCTTAATAGTAATGACCAATACAAGTAATTTTTCAAGTAAAAAATTGCAAGTCATCTGCAATTTTATGAAAAaagcaaatttaaaaatgaaaaaataaataaaatttaaagatttcTGTCCCTTTTCAATAAAATATGTTAATAATGAAAACATCTGTTTGAGAATAGAATATTGCTGAAGTTTGGATTTCTGTTTGGGAGTCCTTCGTGTCGCTACACAATGGATGGCAATACACGCTCTCTTTGCTTTATACCATTCTTTTTCTTCATCTTCCTATTAAATTTGGTGGAATGTTACATCATACTTAGAAAGAATGTCAAAGTGAAACTGGAGTTTTATTTGCTTAGTTTGTCACTAGCTGATTTTCTATTTGGTATAAACTGGATCGTCACAATAATTGCTAATTATTACGGGGCTATCGAGTTAAATTACATATGTGGCAATATAacaacgtattttttaaacatgtccATCTTTCTCGTCGTGGGAATTGCATTTGAAAGATATTCTGCTGTAACAAAACCATTCACACATAATTTTCGCCGATTTAAAAGTGTATATCTGACAATTGGTGCCACGTGGGGGCTTGGTTTGGTTCATGTTGCGATTTTAATGCTACTAAAAGCGTACAGTGGAATAAACAGCCGTGTTTTTGTTAATGCCAGCACCACAGCTGCGGCTACCATGATTTTAATCATATGCTATACTTTGATGTTTCTGTCCTATCGAAAGCATTGCagaaaaatgaagaaaacacAAGTTAAGCTGTACTCACAACGAAATCTGAAAATGTTTAGAATGAGTTTGATGATGATTTTGGTTGTCATAGTAACATACTGGCCGCTTATAATatgttcattcttttattcattcttttattcagaaatattttctcgTTTAAGTGCAACCGAAGAACTAGTGGTTTTAAATGTTGCAAATGCAATGGCTTTTTCAGCACCTCTAATAAACCCAATCATATATTTCTTTCATAAGgaatcttttttgaaaacatttaaattcGTAAAGCTAAACGTGTGCTGTAGAGTCAAAAAAATTTCCTGTTAGAAGCATCTGCAAGGATTAAATTCATGGAATTTTTTCAAagatgaaattttgaaaaacattaTAAGTGGAAACAATACGTGtggaaaaatattatattacatGAGAATTTTTTTCGGAAAAGAAATGCTACTGTTTTAAAACACCGGCGTAGAAAAACAACGCCCTTGATTTCACCATGGATAACTTTAAGGACTTAATGGAAAACGGAATAGGAGAGTTTGTTATATAATTTAAGATTTCTATGTAACTTTTGTTAggtattttttctttcatttaactattttttttatgtgtACATGGAAAACTTCGGACGAGAAGATATGAGGTCACACATGACAGAGTGGAATAAAATACGCCGTGAATAAATGTCCTTATTGTGAAAGACAAACGTATACTGAGGCTAATGAACCTTTATATGACGTCATAGCTGTCAAAAGAgactttaagttaaaaaaaaatattcaaattttttatCAGTCTTTTGTTAATTAcgctttatattttttcattcctgataaacttttattttaagaaatatgtCACCTTTAGTTACgttaattgctgtgatctgattAGTTGATTTCGCGATCTTCTAATTTtcttcacaactattaaatagcaaaagatgattacgatcattTCTCGTTAATGACAGatgtagctgtcgaaacgtagcctaaACTAAACTCGCTCGTTTATGacataatatctatattattcaattACAATGACTGAACAGTCAAGTGGTAATATTTTGACTAATAATTAGTAATACTGTCTACAACCCTGGACATTTTGTTGAAATGCTGTGTTTTGGCTATTTCTTGAAATGACCAACAGTATCTCTCGGCATCTGTAGATAATACGCTGCAAAAGTTTACTGCAACAGTGGTGTAGGCCAAGTAAACAACATCGAAAATATGCTAGCTACACTTTCCACAATGACCTCATTATGGAGCAATCCGATCCAGGTGTAAAAAACTGTGAATTGCGGGAGGGGTGACGTCAGCAAAAGAGTACTGTTTAAGACTTATATAAAATCGGCTTTTTTAACTTCTTGTCGTTACGAAATTCGTATTTTCGTGCGATTTTTCACTTATTTACGAGGTTTTTGCTTCTTGGCAAAGTTTTGCGCCGTGGCTACCAATTGCAGCTTTTCTAACAGATTTTTAAAACGGACAAGCAACACGTGGCAAGTTTAAGATGTGTTCACGAATACTGAAATAGCGGAAACCGTTTGCTTCAAGGAAGACTTTCGACCAGGATTGTAGCCACCCCTATTCACGTAAATAATATTTGTTCATCAATACAGAGTTAAACCGAACCAAATTGAATTTAGTCAAGTAATCATATTTCAACAATGGGTACCTATATGGGGGGATCAACTCATTCTGGTGAATGGCcagtttaaaactttttacaaaACCGCGCAAATTATTGGTTGCCACATTTAAGATGCTTGAATTTCTCTATAACAGGACAGGTGTGATGCCTTACATAAAGTACTATTTGCAGGATTTAGGACACTGTGATCCAAAGAAATGCTCTGGTCGCAAGTTGCAACGTCATGGTGTGGTAAAGCCTTTACGTCTGAATCATCGTTTCAATGGAGTCGTCCTGAGTCCCGTtggtaaaaaatatgtttcgaaaGCAGACCGTGATATAATTATCGAGCAAGGAAGTGCAGTGATTGATTGCTCATGGGCGAAACTTGACTCAACGCCATTCAGTAAGATGAAATGTGGAAACCCAAGGTTGTTGCCACATCTATTGGCAGCAAATCCAGTGAATTATGGGAAaccttttaaactttcttgtgtAGAGGCGTTCGCAGCTACGCTGTTTATAGTAGGTAGGTAGTTGAAATATCATcgtatactttttttgtaagtttttttttatttaaggcTCGTTTTCGGAAAGTGAATGgattttttaagaataatgCCAAGCCTCGAACATCAGGAATCGATTTTTTAGCGACATTCGAATAACATTATTTATTGTTACAAAATGTCACGCAAAGAAATTGACAGCATAGAATTAATGTGTTACTTATCGCGGAGATTTGTCATCAAAAAAAAACGTTGCGGGGTATATTTTAATCTTAAATTTTTGGAATGGTGTTTACTTTCAAGAGGGTGTgtgaattaagaaaaaaagcatAAGTATGGTTAACgtaatttaataataaaaaaaacaaaaacagatgaTAGATGATAGGTGATGTTGTATACAAGTTATTGATTGTAACATTTAAGTTTTGTGCCACAGAAAATTGCAATTTTATATCTCCTGTATTACTTCCTTTACCGTTATGAAGCTTTGTGAGTGTTTATATTTTGAATAAGTGAGTTCTTTTTCagttttatcctgcctcagtggatttttccacgggctttatcgacaagtctttacaaaataaaataccaCATTGTTTCACAGTTCACCGCTTGAATCTTGATATTTCATCTTTAGGTTTTAAAGAATATGGAGAGCTACTGTTGGAAAGATTTAAATGGGGACCAAATTTCTATCTGCTGAATCAGTAATCATATTAAAGTTTCCGTATTACTATCTTATAAACTTAATTGTATGAAAAGAATAAAAGTTTACACTCACACTTTCATAAAAAAGAGAGCGTGAGAAGTTGTCTAggaatgtttttgaaaaatcttgatCGGCTTTTAAGATTTTGGGCTTACAAAAttccactaattatgcatgacatcATTAGGTTGCCCCGAGTATGGTGTTGTATTTAACAGTTTTACTAAGGCATATCtgtttataaatgtttttagcCATTTAATTTGGTGTTTTAAACATCTTAcacaaatttttatgtttagtaATTAAAGTTATGATAACAGTGGTTAGTTATTTTAGAGCTACTTGAGGatgtcataatttcgcataattagccaATCTTTTTAGCCCTTTGCTTTTTTGCTCTTCTTTGAAGTTAAAATCTGCTTGCAAAAGCTCCTTAGCGTTAATAGATTCACCGATATTGTGACAAGATTTGATTGATTAGGTGTAGTCTTTCACACTACGTTAAAAAACTTTATGATAGTAAGGTCTCTGGTGTTAATCAGAAGTCTTACTATCGTTTTTGTATGTGATTGTGATGATCTTTTCTCTTAGTAGTGGAAATGATAAATATAAAGCTTGTTTTTCTCTTTCGAGATATCCATTGATTCTAGCgttaattgaatttttttcgctCAGAACTTTAAATAATGCCATGTTACTTGTGGTATAACAGGCCAACTTTTTAGGTCCTAGTGAAGAAATTTTATAACGTTGACAAAATTAGAGCTGATGAAAGATTAAGGCCTCTAAAGTTATGACAAATAAGTTAGACCAGTTTAaacgttttacaaaatttataaagacctttaaaaaaaattgaccaatcatttttttgcgaataaaGAAAAATCATGTTCCAGAAATGATTTCTTGGAAAAAAATTAGAGATATAAGAGCTCTCATTGTTATTGTTCTTAAAGGGAGCTGCTTGAGTTGTACAGCTCGTGTGATACAGAGAAAGAAGTGCGTACAGTTGAAAAACAATGGTTGGATAAATGTGAGGCTGAATACCAGGTTGTACAATCCACaggtttgattttattttgatacgaatttaaaaaaacggtTATGGGAAATGGGGATGAATGATGGTGGGTGGATGGGGTACGATAGAATTAATACAGTTGACTCTTAGCTTATTATATATTCCGAAACTCAAATTTCTTGGTAGGTTTAACATATTTGTCAATCCCATTAAACCTACCGACTCTATTCAGGACAAAACCCATTTACCTATATACTTCAAAACTGGAAGATATACGTGGATAGAACAAATTTTTCATAGGACGAACTTTGTTTCACTTTTTCCGCAAAAGTTTGAGTTATCGAGAAGCAGTCCTCTGAATGCATGACTGCATTCGTCTTTTGCTGTCGTTAATGCCATAGACGACGCCAAAATTTTTTACGAACACACATCATGAGTATGACTGTGGATGTGTATGGTGGTAAAAGGGGAAGTTAaggattataaaaaaaaataatataaaatatttagtttttgcCATCGTAAAAATCTTGGTGGCAAAGCTTTTCTGTCgtgatttttgttttgcttttaaagCTGACCTTACGGCTGCAGAATGTTGCTGTACTAATTCATACATTTAAAGGTAAAGTTATGTTTAAAGCATTGTGCTACCATTGTAATTGATTGATGCATTCGTTTACCTCAACCCTTTGTATTCCACCATTTATTTATTGTCTGCAAAAATTTAGAATGCGTTTTGCTTGCTTAACGTCGACAAACTGGTATTTCACGTCAGTGTTCATTTGTTTTTGCAATTACACGCTCCCATACGGGACAACACTTTTGTAAGTTCCCGACGTAGCTGGAGAGAATTATCATATCGGCAGTCGTCGAGGGCCGACGGGAATTTGAACGGCTGAACTCTCAGCACTCATATATTTGCCTTTAAATAGGAAAATGCTCTGAAAACCTAAGGACTCGCTTTCCTTTCAAATGAtcctaaaaaaagtttatttcacaaaaatcacgaaatttaatttttgtacaAAACTATCAAGAAATTAGAACTTTGACATTAGATCCGAAAACTACATTAAAAAAGTAAGGTTGTCAGATATATTAGTATAAGTAAATGTTTACATTAGCTTCCAATGTGCTACAAAGATGATGGATTGCCAGTCGATCTATCATTTTTGCAGCATTTGAAAAGGTAATGTACAGGTTTATTTAAACCAATATATCTGAAATATGCACTGTTGTTCCCATAGTTGTACGATGTGTCTCTCAATCTATTAACGTGTATTCTTAGATATGACCAACATTGATATGACTTTAGAAGAGGGATTCAATCCTAACAGAGCTTCAAATCTGCTTTTAAGTAAAAGGTAAAATGATGTAACCCTTCAACGCGAAATGTATACCTTATTATACGAAAATAACTAATCAactaattaacgcgaatttgaaAATTTCGCCTTAATTGAAACCATGGTTATTTCATACCTACATAGATTTCTCCTCCGTTAATTAATGATTCGCGTTAGAAAAAAAACATCTGTATATTTCATGGAAGCTCTCCAAAGCGACCCTGATCGAGATGTCATTACCATTCAAGTTGACCTCGGTTGTCAACTTTGAAGCCGCGCTATGCAAAAGTCATGAAGGAGATCTATGAACATTTCAAATCAGAAAAAGGAAATAGCATCATCCAGGCGTTGGACGGGATAGAAGGCAGCGGCTATCACAGACACTCCAAACGAGACCCTCTAACAAAACCACAATTTCATTAGTTTAAACCCCTTTACTGTATAtgttatatcagaaaaataaagaTTCTGTATGGATAACCAATTGCTGTTTCTTTAAATTCATCTAATTTTGAGAAAAGGAATTTTTTAATGGCTGAAAATTCTCGTTATATAATGCTGTTTaaatatttgcttttttaaattcGCGTTAATGGTAGTTAACACTTAAAATCCGAAATTTATAAATTTGTGTTAAATTCATGTATCATAATTAATCCTGTTTTTTAAGTTGACTACTTCTTTTCGTGTAATAAGgtatatttgataaagtattatCGTTTATACGAGCCTAAATACGCTGTACTTCTCTCTAACTCGAATACCGTGTCTTACTCAAATCAAATATTTGTAACTTAAGGTGGcaattttttacataaataattacgaaaggttattttcagactatatatccatattttttctgttctaCAACACACTTTTCatggctaaaatactattatctttcaccaaagatattcagcctcaacaattcctctttaaaatgaaattcatgaataattaattacttCTGCCGAATATAATTTAAGTCTACGTGCTTGCGAaatttgtacagaaagaaatgacgtaattattgaagagaaacgttaataacaaagaTGGtgcattatgtagaaatttgAGACGATGtgcattatgctacactgcacaagctttaactttcgatagcattttcgttttactttaaaatttccaGACAGGCTTGGTGAACCATAcagccatgatacggtgtgcggaaatctttttattcggaatatttttcttttaaaagcattCGATGTAacaggggatgctaacaaagaatcttttgaaaaaaacaaaaggctattgttaaaaaaataagaatgaacaaaaaaaatccgcacaccgttttaacagggttaacccaaggttcatttaaaaacagaagctgccgaaaaataacaagattttaaaaagttggagctcgtaaAAGCcgacttttttcttgtttatgatacatttttaaatagaaatttctgctaactcagcaattttagtgttaagttaagttttattatgtattaaggcctatatttttaggaaatagtgaaaaaaatggtataaataaaacactgagtaaataattcagctatttggacagctaaaaagggttactgccaccttcaTTTGATATTTGTAACTCCTTAAATCAACTGTTAAATTGCGTTACCTTTCTTTAGCTTACTTCACATTTCGTCTGTTTAGAAGTTTAAGAAGAAATTTTGAGGATGGCGAAGATGATGAAAGTGACaatgaggaggaggaggaggatgaCAGCGGGTGTAGTGACAGTAATGTTGACACTTCTGCAGAAGGTATATTGACTGAAGACGAAGTATCAGAAGACGACGAAGAGGAAGAACTAGATAAATTCGGAAATACCATCCCTAAGTCAAAAAACAGGACCAGAAAGAACCCGGATAAACTTGAAAACACAGATTTTGACAAATTGACAGTGGAAGAAAAACCGTTTGACGTAACGTAATCGTAAATTTTTGAAAGTAGAAAAGTATTTATATTTCATGTAAAAACGTCAAAATTTTGAACTTGATTTGTTTTTCAATCAGATAAAGTGGTATACAGACACAAATGACCAAAATGATCAaagaacaaaaaagttaaaacaaagAATTCAGAAAGAAGCAAATAAAAGACgttattttaacatttaaattgaaaaacatttttgcttgGTGGAAGTAAATATTCCAAAACAATGGCGCTTTACGCAGAATACACGAAACAGACTTTTCTCTTTGTTCCACATTCCTCTTGTAAGTATCCAAAGTCGTGAATAAATCCACTGGAATTGCTTGTCAAAAAACACAGAAATTCCCCCGTTGTTATTCGCAGCTAGCATCTTCAGTTTATGGTAATTAAAATAAATCGAATTTGCTATTTCGCGTGTTCGAAGTGCTACCTTTTTCTCGCGAGCAGGAAAACAGAATAGGTATTATGTAAACAGTGTAAATATCCAcaatttttccaatatttcgtatttttacaCGAAAGTTGACCATAAAAAGGGGAAAAACAAGGAATTAGTATTATAAATAGTTTTTAAGACATCTCTTTGTTCTTATGCTATTCAAaccatctctataataatagccgtcgtctgtctgtctctgcgcggccCCCCCGCtcagttagaaaatgatgttacagaaacacgaatatcaaatgcgatatatttttgtccactttgttgccaccgGTAagtttaaaggacgggcgaacccgtggatttttccacaggcaacgcctatctctttaataatggccgtcgtctgtctgtgtgccGGCGAAAGCTGcttcccgtaacggaaacacgaaatttttaaaatgcgcactaaTACCTAATGTGATATATTTCTATTCactgttgcaacgggttaatttaaaggacaggcgatcccgtggatttttccacgggctaacgactagtctatattataatacccgtatacgtctgtccgtctgtcacgcaaaatggtagcttagcttcgcaagtataaaaaggacgagcgaacccgtggatttttccacaggctaaagACTAATTATAGTTTAATAACAGTTGTGAGATGTAGGCCTGGTGAGCAAGTCGGATCAAAAACCCGGTTGGCTTGACGTCTAAAATTTGTCAGCAAAAAGGAAGtgtaaaaaaaactacaaattttTCAGATAAATTTATACTATTTATCGATAAAGAGCTGGACAAAAGTTAAACCAAGAATACAGCAGGAGTAAAACGTTGTCCCAGATAGAAGCATTTAAGAAATGTAAAAAGAACTACTTCAAAGGCTGTTTTCCACTGCAAGAACGGAAGAGTTTCAATAAATTTCGCGAGAATTTGTTTT contains:
- the LOC130648847 gene encoding 18S rRNA aminocarboxypropyltransferase-like isoform X1, with translation MGKGGKGKERRYASGNKKSNHKNKYEEDCFENGSMPTESDLHEEDKSGIPITLAMWDLGHCDPKKCSGRKLQRHGVVKPLRLNHRFNGVVLSPVGKKYVSKADRDIIIEQGSAVIDCSWAKLDSTPFSKMKCGNPRLLPHLLAANPVNYGKPFKLSCVEAFAATLFIVGFKEYGELLLERFKWGPNFYLLNQELLELYSSCDTEKEVRTVEKQWLDKCEAEYQVVQSTDMTNIDMTLEEGFNPNRASNLLLSKRSLRRNFEDGEDDESDNEEEEEDDSGCSDSNVDTSAEGILTEDEVSEDDEEEELDKFGNTIPKSKNRTRKNPDKLENTDFDKLTVEEKPFDVT
- the LOC130648847 gene encoding 18S rRNA aminocarboxypropyltransferase-like isoform X2, with product MPVVTRNRITKISMKKIALKMDLCQQNLIYMKDLGHCDPKKCSGRKLQRHGVVKPLRLNHRFNGVVLSPVGKKYVSKADRDIIIEQGSAVIDCSWAKLDSTPFSKMKCGNPRLLPHLLAANPVNYGKPFKLSCVEAFAATLFIVGFKEYGELLLERFKWGPNFYLLNQELLELYSSCDTEKEVRTVEKQWLDKCEAEYQVVQSTDMTNIDMTLEEGFNPNRASNLLLSKRSLRRNFEDGEDDESDNEEEEEDDSGCSDSNVDTSAEGILTEDEVSEDDEEEELDKFGNTIPKSKNRTRKNPDKLENTDFDKLTVEEKPFDVT
- the LOC130648851 gene encoding sphingosine 1-phosphate receptor 2-like, with amino-acid sequence MDGNTRSLCFIPFFFFIFLLNLVECYIILRKNVKVKLEFYLLSLSLADFLFGINWIVTIIANYYGAIELNYICGNITTYFLNMSIFLVVGIAFERYSAVTKPFTHNFRRFKSVYLTIGATWGLGLVHVAILMLLKAYSGINSRVFVNASTTAAATMILIICYTLMFLSYRKHCRKMKKTQVKLYSQRNLKMFRMSLMMILVVIVTYWPLIICSFFYSFFYSEIFSRLSATEELVVLNVANAMAFSAPLINPIIYFFHKESFLKTFKFVKLNVCCRVKKISC